In Chitinophagaceae bacterium, the following proteins share a genomic window:
- a CDS encoding cytochrome c codes for MKTTTILILNLWAFGALFFSNKTMPVQNPPTHFENSVGSGKALFEQNCAKCHGLDGTKGKFGAKNLQKSALTDGQYLRIIQKGKGIIPSWEKKLNADQIKDIISYIKTLKE; via the coding sequence ATGAAGACAACTACAATACTCATTTTGAATCTTTGGGCATTTGGGGCGTTGTTTTTTTCAAATAAAACAATGCCTGTTCAAAATCCACCAACTCATTTTGAAAATTCAGTAGGTTCTGGAAAAGCACTCTTCGAACAAAACTGTGCAAAATGTCACGGATTAGACGGCACGAAAGGCAAGTTTGGAGCAAAAAATCTTCAAAAGTCAGCTCTTACTGATGGCCAATATTTGAGAATTATTCAAAAAGGAAAAGGAATTATACCTTCGTGGGAAAAGAAGCTTAATGCAGACCAAATTAAAGATATAATATCATACATAAAAACATTGAAGGAATGA
- a CDS encoding SDR family oxidoreductase, with translation MQVIIFGATGSLGTYVVKEALAKDYSVKAFTRNATKLKEIESPKLSIIQGDVFNFEDVQSAIKGTDAVLCCLGDGAKGTVRAKGTQNIIKAMEHLGVTRLICQTTLGIGDSWHNLNFFWKYIMFGFLIKKAFNDHKLQEGYINETNLDFTIVRPSAFTNEPSTQNFQVGFNAQTRNLRLKISRADVACFMVEQLSSDMFIKKTISISN, from the coding sequence GGCTCACTCGGAACATACGTAGTAAAAGAAGCCTTGGCTAAAGACTACTCTGTAAAAGCATTTACCCGCAATGCCACCAAACTGAAAGAAATAGAAAGTCCTAAGTTATCTATCATTCAAGGTGATGTATTCAATTTTGAAGATGTACAAAGTGCCATCAAAGGTACAGACGCTGTATTATGTTGTCTGGGCGATGGAGCAAAAGGCACAGTGCGAGCAAAAGGCACTCAAAACATTATTAAAGCTATGGAGCATTTAGGCGTAACCCGTCTGATATGCCAAACCACTTTGGGGATTGGAGATAGCTGGCACAATCTTAACTTCTTTTGGAAGTACATTATGTTTGGCTTTCTCATTAAAAAAGCCTTCAATGACCACAAATTACAAGAAGGTTACATTAATGAAACTAATCTTGACTTTACCATTGTACGTCCAAGTGCATTTACAAATGAACCTTCAACCCAAAATTTCCAAGTTGGATTTAATGCCCAAACAAGAAACCTAAGGCTTAAAATTTCAAGGGCTGATGTGGCTTGTTTTATGGTGGAGCAACTTAGTTCTGATATGTTTATTAAGAAAACCATTAGCATTTCAAACTGA